Proteins encoded together in one Nitrospiria bacterium window:
- the serS gene encoding serine--tRNA ligase: MLDIKYIREQTDRVRQKMTERGQTYDLDGLLRVDQERRRLVVEVDELKRRRNIASDEITRLKQRRQPADALLAEMKEVSERIKLLDEQIRSLDEQVQERLLYLPNLLHDSVPAGRDEKENKEIRRWGTPPSFDFAPRSHWEIGEKLGILDFERAARVTGARFVFYKGPGARLERALLNLMLDLHTGEHGYEEILPPFIANRASLIGTGQLPKFEEDLFHLRDEDYFLIPTAEVPLTNFHRDEILDEERLPLSYAAYTPCFRREAGSYGKDTRGLIRQHQFNKVELVKFTTPERSYDELERLLQNAESVLQRLGLHYRVVLLCTGDTGFSSAKTYDIEVWLPGQNQFREISSCSNFESFQARRAGIRYRAKGGKKTEYVHTINGSGLAIGRTVVAILENYQRKDGSVAVPEALRPYMGGVSDIRADR, from the coding sequence ATGCTTGATATCAAATACATTCGAGAACAGACGGATCGGGTTCGACAAAAGATGACGGAGCGTGGGCAGACCTATGATCTCGATGGACTGCTTCGTGTCGATCAGGAACGCCGGCGGCTTGTGGTTGAAGTGGACGAGCTCAAACGCCGTCGGAACATAGCCTCCGACGAAATCACGCGCTTGAAACAGCGGCGGCAGCCCGCCGATGCGCTGTTGGCCGAGATGAAGGAAGTTTCGGAACGGATCAAGTTGCTTGATGAACAGATCCGGTCGCTGGACGAGCAAGTGCAGGAACGGCTGCTCTACCTTCCGAATCTGTTGCACGACTCCGTTCCGGCGGGGCGGGACGAAAAAGAGAACAAGGAAATCCGGCGGTGGGGAACGCCGCCGTCGTTCGATTTTGCGCCGCGGTCTCACTGGGAGATCGGGGAGAAACTGGGCATCCTGGATTTTGAGCGGGCCGCCCGTGTGACGGGGGCGCGCTTCGTTTTTTATAAAGGCCCGGGGGCCCGATTGGAACGGGCCCTTTTGAATTTGATGCTGGACCTGCACACCGGCGAACACGGCTATGAGGAAATCCTGCCGCCGTTCATCGCGAATCGCGCGAGCCTGATCGGAACGGGCCAGCTTCCGAAATTCGAGGAGGATCTGTTCCATCTTCGGGACGAGGATTATTTTCTGATCCCGACCGCCGAGGTGCCTCTCACCAACTTCCATCGCGATGAAATTTTAGATGAAGAGCGGCTTCCCTTATCCTACGCGGCCTATACCCCCTGTTTCCGTCGCGAAGCCGGTTCCTACGGCAAGGACACGCGCGGTCTGATCCGTCAACATCAGTTCAATAAGGTCGAGCTGGTCAAGTTTACAACGCCCGAACGCTCGTATGATGAACTGGAACGGTTGCTCCAGAATGCCGAGTCGGTCCTGCAACGGCTCGGGCTGCATTATCGGGTTGTGCTGCTTTGCACGGGAGACACCGGATTCTCGTCGGCCAAGACCTATGATATCGAGGTATGGCTCCCGGGACAAAACCAGTTCCGGGAAATATCCTCCTGCAGTAATTTCGAGTCGTTCCAGGCGCGCCGGGCCGGGATCCGGTATCGGGCAAAGGGCGGCAAAAAGACGGAGTACGTTCACACGATCAACGGCTCCGGCCTTGCGATCGGACGCACCGTCGTGGCGATTCTGGAAAATTATCAGCGGAAGGACGGCAGCGTGGCCGTTCCGGAAGCGTTGCGGCCCTACATGGGCGGTGTCAGCGATATTCGGGCCGATCGATGA
- a CDS encoding formylglycine-generating enzyme family protein, with product MVRNTRRPAVLIFCLLILAGCIKNQTPPEGMVLIPAGEFIMGSNKVDTEGKGAEFGTVKPWYLDEHPQHKVNLPSYFMDKYEVTNAAYKTFVDATGSRPPENWPSGTIPAGRESYPVAYVNWYDAERFCGWAGKRLPTEAEWEKAARGTDGRDYPWGNEFDAAKANTGDTGIGDLTPVGHFEAGKSPYGVYDMAGNVWEWTADWYQPYPGSDYTSETFGEKFKVIRGSSWGGMGHYAIPYFYRTSYRFYISPEGAFPDAGFRCARDLK from the coding sequence ATGGTCCGAAACACGAGACGCCCGGCCGTTCTGATTTTCTGCCTGCTGATTCTGGCGGGATGTATAAAAAATCAGACCCCGCCCGAAGGCATGGTCTTGATTCCGGCGGGCGAATTCATCATGGGCAGCAATAAAGTGGATACCGAAGGAAAGGGCGCCGAATTCGGAACCGTAAAACCCTGGTATCTGGACGAGCATCCCCAACACAAGGTCAATCTTCCGAGTTATTTTATGGATAAGTATGAAGTGACCAACGCCGCCTACAAGACGTTTGTGGACGCCACGGGCTCAAGGCCGCCGGAGAACTGGCCGTCCGGCACGATTCCCGCCGGACGAGAAAGTTACCCGGTGGCCTACGTGAACTGGTACGACGCGGAGCGTTTCTGCGGATGGGCCGGAAAACGATTGCCGACCGAAGCCGAATGGGAGAAGGCGGCTCGCGGCACGGACGGACGGGACTATCCCTGGGGCAATGAATTCGACGCCGCCAAGGCCAACACCGGAGACACCGGCATCGGCGATTTAACCCCCGTCGGCCATTTCGAAGCCGGGAAAAGTCCTTACGGCGTGTACGACATGGCCGGAAACGTCTGGGAATGGACCGCGGACTGGTATCAACCCTACCCCGGATCCGATTATACCAGCGAAACCTTCGGGGAAAAATTCAAGGTCATTCGAGGCAGCAGCTGGGGCGGCATGGGGCATTACGCGATTCCGTATTTTTATCGAACCTCCTACCGTTTCTACATCAGTCCCGAAGGAGCCTTCCCGGACGCCGGTTTTCGGTGCGCGAGAGATTTAAAGTAG
- a CDS encoding formylglycine-generating enzyme family protein translates to MIALDHPKGSCFFLFKVLLVSTAIGTLTTVSEGSSNEASKASPPRATATPNMILIPKGSFIMGSDSRWPDEGPMHTVYVDGFRIDKFEVTNLLYRTFIEATGRPAPADWIGDMYPPSNGNHPVVFVTWYDANDFCHWAGKRLPTDIEWEKAARGTDGRWFPWGNDFDPKKANVPQLKLGGTTPVGSFPKGNSPYGVSDMAGNVWEWTASWYKAYAGNKRPTENYGEKYRVLKGGSWIDCSGYHCGISAPNFNRSFFNPGTKNNGFGFRCAESL, encoded by the coding sequence ATGATTGCCCTCGACCACCCGAAAGGATCCTGTTTTTTTTTATTCAAGGTCCTTTTAGTTTCGACCGCGATTGGCACGCTCACGACGGTCTCGGAGGGATCGTCCAACGAAGCATCAAAAGCTAGTCCGCCCCGCGCGACAGCAACGCCCAACATGATCTTGATTCCGAAGGGGTCCTTTATCATGGGGTCGGACTCCCGATGGCCGGACGAAGGTCCCATGCATACCGTTTACGTGGACGGTTTCCGTATCGATAAATTCGAAGTGACGAACCTTCTATACCGGACGTTCATCGAGGCCACGGGACGTCCCGCTCCGGCGGACTGGATCGGCGACATGTACCCTCCCAGCAACGGTAACCACCCGGTCGTTTTTGTCACCTGGTACGACGCCAACGACTTCTGCCACTGGGCCGGGAAGCGCCTGCCGACGGACATCGAATGGGAAAAGGCGGCCCGCGGCACGGACGGACGCTGGTTCCCGTGGGGCAACGACTTTGATCCCAAGAAGGCCAACGTCCCCCAGTTGAAGTTGGGCGGGACCACTCCGGTCGGAAGTTTTCCGAAGGGGAACAGTCCCTACGGGGTCTCGGACATGGCCGGCAACGTCTGGGAATGGACGGCCAGCTGGTATAAAGCCTACGCGGGGAACAAACGTCCCACCGAAAACTACGGGGAGAAATACCGGGTGCTGAAGGGCGGATCGTGGATCGATTGTTCGGGTTATCACTGCGGAATCAGCGCCCCGAATTTCAATCGCAGCTTTTTTAACCCCGGGACGAAGAACAACGGCTTCGGTTTTCGATGCGCCGAATCCCTGTAA
- a CDS encoding restriction endonuclease, with the protein MTKRKTRAKKSPTKHRKGRSFERAVAMIQAGLDPQATVKHDEKLKDKHGHSRQFDVVLRGKIGGHEVLGVIECKDLQGSVGTPVIDAFVTKAASVGADLKFVVSKHGFSRPALKVAADNHVHTLSLLKSPTEKHGFTVGDYVYACRLAWTSLRLSAVLTDGTTLAIHDRPQDVHVNGYSLFEWILQEAHSTFLKIPEPGWYRLRLRFHDPATIVLSSGARQIQVLEVYLKCEREYRRKVAFAVGSGFVDFGSKKLKVPGGGTIKVSFTADPNLKDWEPVDALPKKPSALVLGTLFVYSRPGEVPRSLFDAQTVAEVMFDPLVTKQLPDPTQLI; encoded by the coding sequence ATGACCAAACGGAAAACTAGGGCTAAAAAATCTCCAACTAAGCACAGGAAGGGACGATCCTTCGAGCGGGCAGTGGCAATGATCCAAGCGGGGTTGGACCCTCAAGCCACAGTCAAACACGATGAAAAGCTAAAGGACAAACACGGCCACAGTCGTCAGTTTGATGTAGTCTTGCGAGGAAAAATTGGGGGCCACGAGGTTCTTGGGGTTATAGAGTGCAAGGACTTACAGGGTTCAGTAGGTACTCCCGTCATTGATGCCTTTGTTACTAAAGCCGCAAGCGTGGGCGCAGATCTCAAGTTCGTTGTATCGAAGCACGGATTTTCAAGGCCGGCACTCAAAGTCGCTGCTGATAACCATGTGCATACTCTATCTCTTCTGAAAAGCCCTACTGAAAAGCATGGGTTTACCGTTGGCGACTATGTGTACGCATGCCGGCTTGCTTGGACATCCCTCCGGCTTAGTGCCGTCTTGACCGACGGTACAACTCTGGCGATCCACGACCGACCGCAAGATGTGCATGTGAATGGCTATTCTCTGTTCGAATGGATTCTCCAAGAGGCTCATTCCACGTTTCTGAAGATTCCAGAGCCCGGTTGGTACAGACTACGGCTTAGATTCCACGATCCAGCCACAATAGTTTTATCCTCTGGGGCGCGTCAGATCCAGGTGCTGGAGGTTTACCTAAAATGTGAACGCGAGTACCGGCGAAAAGTTGCTTTCGCTGTTGGCAGCGGTTTCGTCGATTTTGGTTCGAAAAAACTCAAAGTTCCAGGAGGGGGAACGATTAAAGTTTCCTTCACCGCGGACCCAAATCTTAAAGATTGGGAGCCCGTTGATGCACTTCCGAAAAAGCCCAGCGCACTAGTGCTTGGAACATTGTTCGTGTACTCGAGGCCAGGTGAAGTACCCCGTTCCTTGTTTGACGCTCAGACTGTTGCAGAGGTTATGTTTGATCCCCTTGTTACCAAACAATTACCGGACCCGACTCAATTGATCTGA